The following nucleotide sequence is from Roseivirga sp. BDSF3-8.
TTACTTTTTTCTACACGGCTATTACGATTAATCCTAATCAGATAGCTGATGATTTAAAAAGAAATGGTGGCTTTATTCCTGGTGTTAAACCAGGTAAGCAAACTTCGGAATATATTGATAGTGTTCTCACTAAGATTACTTTACCTGGTTCTCTTTTCCTAGCTTTAGTCGCCATTCTACCTGCTTTTGCAGCTATGGCAGGAGTAGGTAGAGAATTTGCTCAGTTTTACGGTGGGACGTCTCTGCTTATTATGGTTGGTGTTATTTTGGATACCCTCCAACAGATTAATAGCTACCTTTTGATGAGACATTACGAGGGAATGATGAAGTCTGGAAGGATGAAGGGAAGATCATCTAATGTCGCTGTGGCCTAATGATTAAATATAAGTCAGGGGAGGAAATTCAAATTATTAAAGAGAGTGCTGATATTTTGGGTCGCGCACATGCAGAAGTGGCCAAAAATGTTAAGCCTGGAGTAAAAACTCTTCAACTAGATAAGATAGCTGAGGAGTTTATTAGAGATCATAATAGTTCTCCGTCTTTTAAAGGTTACAATGGGTTCCCATTTTCCTTATGCATCTCAGTTAATGAGGCTGTTGTTCATGGATTTCCTAGCAACTATGAACTTAAAGATGGAGATATTGTTAGCATAGATTGCGGAGTTTATTTTAATAAATTCCATAGTGATTCAGCTTACACTTATGCTGTAGGTAATGTGTCTAATGAGGTAAAAGACCTTTTAGAGACAACTAAAGAGTCACTTTATTTAGGCATTGAACAGGCTCGCTTCGGAAATAGAATCGGAGATATTGGGTACGCCATTCAGCACTTTGTTGAGAGTAAAGGCTACACAGTTGTTCGCGAGCTAGTGGGACATGGATTGGGAAGAGACCTTCATGAATCCCCTGAAGTTCCAAATTTTGGAAGAAGAGGCAATGGCCCTAAATTGAAAGAAGGAATTGTAATTGCTATAGAACCTATGGTTAATTTAGGTACTAGAGCGGTTGTTCAAGAAGCTGATGGATGGACTATTAGAACAAAAGATAGACAACCTTCAGCTCATTATGAACATACAGTGGCGATCTTCAGAGATAAGACAGAAGTTCTGACGACCCACAAGTATATAGAAGAAGTACTGAGTAATTAGTATTTATGGCAAAGCAAGCATCCATCGAACAAGACGGTACAATCGTTGAAGCATTATCAAATGCAATGTTTCGGGTGGAATTAGAAAATGGTCATCAGGTGATTGCCCATATATCTGGAAAGATGAGAATGAATTACATTAAGATTCTTCCTGGGGATAGGGTCAAACTTGAAATGTCGCCTTATGATCTTACCAAGGGTCGAATTGTTTATAGATATAAATAACTGCGATGAAAGTTAAGGCATCTATTAAAAAGCGTAGTGCTGACTGTAAAGTGATCCGTAGGAAAGGTAAATTGTACGTGATCAACAAGAAGAATCCCCGATTCAAACAAAGACAAGGTTAATTATGGCTAGAATTGCAGGAGTTGATATTCCGGATAATAAGCGAGGTGAGATAAGCCTTACCTATATTTTTGGTATTGGACGTAGTTCATCCAAAAGAATCCTTGAAAAAGCCGGGGTTGACGTCAGTAAGAAGGTTAAAGATTGGACTGATGACGAATCTAACGATATTCGTTCAATCATTAATGAAGAATTCAAGACTGAAGGTGTTCTGAAGAGTGAAATTCAGATGAACATCAAACGTCTTATGGATATTGGTTGTTATCGTGGTTTGCGCCATAGGAAAGGACTTCCGGTGAGGGGGCAAAGAACTAAAAACAACTCCAGAACCAGGAAGGGTAAAAGAAAAACTGTGGCTAACAAAAAGAAAGCTACTAAATAATAGCATTTGATTATGGCTCAGAAGAGAAAAGATAAAGGTAAAAAGAGGGTAGTAAATGTTGAACCTGTAGGACAGGCCCACATTAAAGCCTCTTTCAACAATATTATCATTTCGATGACCAATTCCACCGGCCAGGTAGTCTCCTGGGCGTCTGCTGGAAAGATGGGTTTCAAGGGGTCCAAGAAAAACACTCCTTATGCTGCTCAGGTAGCTGCACAAAATGCTGCACAAGCGGCCTACGATTTAGGACTTCGCAAAGTTGACGTTTTCGTTAAAGGACCTGGATCAGGAAGAGAATCCGCAATTCGTACTATCCAGAATACGGGTATAGAAGTTATGTCCATCCGTGATCAAACTCCTTTGCCTCATAATGGATGCCGTCCTCCTAAAAGAAGGAGAGTTTAATTATTAATCTGAGAATCGCGAAATATAATGGCTAGATATAGAGGTCCCAAGTCAAAAATTGCCAGAAGATTTAATGATCCGATCTTCGGCCCTAGTAAAGCGCTTCAGAAGAAAAGTTACCCTCCCGGTCAGCACGGTCGTGGTCGCCGCAGAAAACCTTCTGAATATGCTATTCAGCTCATGGAAAAGCAAAAAGCTAAGTATACCTATGGTGTATTGGAAAAGCAATTTGCTAATCTCTTCCATAGAGCCCAGAGTAAAAAAGGGATTACCGGTGAAATTCTTCTTCAGCTTCTAGAAGCCAGATTAGATAACACAGTATTCCGTCTTGGCATTGCTCCCACAAGAAGGGCCGCCAGACAATTGGTTTCACACAAACACATTACTGTAAATGGTGATATCGTTAATATCCCTTCTTACAGCCTGCGTCCCGGTGATGTGGTTGGTGTTCGTGAAAAATCTAAGTCTCTTGAGTCTATCACTGATAGCCTTTCTGCTACTGCCAGTAAAAAATTCTCCTGGCTTGAGTGGGATGGTAGTGAAATGACAGGTAAATACGTTACCCCTCCTCAGAGGGATGAAATTCCTGAGAATATTCAAGAGCAATTGATTGTCGAGCTTTACTCTAAGTAATCAATCGACTTTTTATCTAAAAATCCCAATATAATATGTCCATACTTGCTTTTCAGATGCCCGAGAAAGTGGTGATGGAAAAGGCTGATGACTTTCATGGCCTTTTTACTTTTAAGCCGCTTGAAAAGGGATATGGGGTTACAATTGGTAATGCATTAAGGAGAATACTTCTCTCTTCTCTTGAGGGTTATGCTATTATCGGTATTAAAATACCAGGTGTATTGCATGAGTTCTCTACTATAGAGGGAGTGGTGGAAGACGTTGCAGAGGTTATCCTTAATTTTAAAGGGGTTCGGTTCAGAAAAGTTACTGACGTAGTTGATAATAAGATTACGGTTAGTATAAAGAATCAGAGTGTTTTTAAAGCCGGTGATATCAATAACTTCACTACAGGCTTTGAAGTGCTAAATCCTGACCATGTGATCTGCCATCTCGATCAGTCTGTAGAGATGGAAGTTGAACTAATGGTAGATAAGGGACGTGGTTATGTGCCTGCGGAAGAAAATAAGCCCAACGAACAAGTCTTTGGCTATATTCCTATCGATGCGATCTTTACCCCTATAAAGAACGTAAAGTACAGTGTGGAGAACACTCGTGTTGAGCAGAAAACTGACTACGAGAAACTTATCCTTGATATAGAGACCGATGGTTCCATTCACCCTGAGGCTGCGCTGAAAGGTGCTGCGAATATACTCATTCAACACTTTATGCTCTTCTCCGATCAGACTATGATACTGGAGGCCAATGAGCAAGGTGAGCCTGATGCAGTGGATGAGGAAATGCTGCACATGCGTAAATTGCTTAAGACGCCTTTGAGCGATCTTGACCTCTCTGTCAGAGCTTATAACTGTTTAAAAGCAGCCGATGTGAAGACCCTGGGGGACCTCGTCAGGCTGGAAATCAGTGACATGATGAAGTTCCGGAATTTCGGAAAAAAATCACTCGCTGAGCTGGAGCAATTGGTTGCAGAGAAAAACCTTACCTTCGGAATGGACCTTAGCAAGTATAAACTCGACGAAGACTAAAGGCAATGAGACACGGAAAGAAATTTAATCACTTAGGAAGAAAGGCCCCTCATAGAAAGGCGATGATGTCTAATATGGCCACTTCTTTGATCTTGCATAAAAGAATTACGACTACATTAGCTAAGGCCAAAGCCCTTAGAAAATTTGTCGAGCCTTTGCTTACTAAAGCAAAAGATAATACGACACATTCTAGAAGAGTTGTGTTTTCTTATCTTCAGAATAAAGAATCAGTAGATCACCTTTTTACCGAAGTAGCTGGTAAGATTGCTGGAAGGCCTGGTGGTTATACCAGGATTATTAAGCTTGGCACTCGTGCTGGTGACAGCGCAGAAATGTGCATGATGGAGCTGGTCGACTATAACGAGCTTCTGCTTGAAGAAACTTCTACAAAAAAATCTTCTAAGCGTACTCGTCGTAGTAGAAGAGGTTCTGGTGGAAGTTCTGATACTTCTGCTAAAGCTGATAATTCTGAGAAAAAAGAATCAGCTTCTGATGACTCATCTAATAAGTCAGAAGAAAATAATGAGGAAAACAAGGACTAATACTTGTGATTCCTTAAAATTTAAAAAAGGGATAGGGCGTAAAGTCTTATCCCTTTTTTATTTTTGCGATACCCCGGAATAAGATCAATAATATGAAACACACCCCTAATAAAGAAGCGCTCTTACTTCTTGCAGATGGCACTGTAATCAGAGGTAAATCCATAGGAAAACAAGGGACCAAAGGAGGCGAGATCTGTTTTAATACCGGTATGACTGGTTATCAGGAGATTTATACTGACCCTTCTTATTATGGTCAGATAATTGTTAATACAACTTCTCATATTGGTAACTACGGTGTTTTCGACCTTGAACAAGAATCAGATTACCCTAAAATTAATGGGCTTATTGTTAATAGCTTTTCAGAGCTTTACAGCAGAAATTTGGCAGATGGTAGTCTTCAGGAATACCTTGAAAAAGGGAATGTGATAGGTATTGCTGAGGTTGATACCCGGAAGCTTGTTCGTCATATACGTAGCAAAGGCGCTATGAATGCTATTATCAGTTCCGAGATTCTGGATGTTGATGAACTGAAAAAGAAATTAGATAAAGTGCCTGACATGTCAGGTCTTGAATTGTCCTCAGACGTAAGCACTAAAGAGAATTTCACTCTCGGGTCTGCTGATGCAAAATATAAGGTTGCTGTGCTTGATCTTGGTATTAAAACCAGTATTCTAAAAAACCTTACAGATAGAGACTGTTACTGTAAAATATTTCCTGGACATACATCCTATGAAGAAATGAAAGAGTGGGGTGCTAACGGGTACTTTATTTCTAACGGACCTGGTGATCCAGCAGCTATGCCTTATGCTGTAGAAACCACCCGGAGAATTCAGGAAGATAATAATCCTCTGTTTGGTATTTGCCTTGGTCATCAAATTTTGGCTCTTGCCAACGATATTCCTACATATAAAATGCATCACGGTCATAGAGGGCTTAACCATCCGGTTAAGAATCTTGAGACAGGTCTTTGTGAAGTTACGTCTCAAAACCATGGCTTTGGTGTTAGGAGAGAAGAAATTGATTCTTCTGATAAAGTAACAATCACTCATGTGAATCTTAATGATGATACAGTAGAGGGGCTGAAAGTTAATGGACGTAAAGCCTTTAGTGTACAGTACCACCCTGAGTCATCACCTGGTCCGCATGATAGCCGGTATCTTTTTGATAAATTTGTATCTAGTTTCGAGTAATCACTAAATTTTTAACCATGAGTCTGATAGAAAGTATACACGCCAGACAAATCCTGGATTCAAGAGGTAACCCTACTGTAGAAGTTGATGTCGTAACCAGCAATGGAATAGTCGGCCGTGCGGCGGTCCCTTCTGGTGCTTCTACCGGGCAGCATGAAGCAGTAGAGCTCAGAGACCAAAATGATAAATTGTTTTTGGGTAAAGGCGTAACAAAGGCAGTGGATAATGTTAATGGTGATATTGCTGAAGAGGTTATAGGCTTCTCAGTGTTTGAACAAAACCTTATTGACAAGGTAATGATCGAGCTGGATGGATCCGATAACAAAAATAAACTGGGAGCGAATGCCATTTTAGGTGTATCCCTAGCAGTAGCGAAAGCTGCAGCATTGGAGGCTGGACAAAGCTTGTTCCGTTACATAGGGGGCGTAAATGCAAATACACTACCGGTCCCAATGATGAACATTCTTAATGGAGGTAGTCACGCAGATAACTCAATTGATTTTCAGGAATTCATGGTAATGCCTGTTGGGGCTGATACCTTCTCAGAATCTTTGAGAATGGGGACTGAAATCTTTCACCACCTAAAGAAGGTACTAAAAGATAAGGGTCTGTCTACTAATGTTGGTGACGAAGGTGGTTTTGCTCCTAACATTTCAAGTAATGAGGAGGCTATTGAGGTTGTGCTTATGGCTATAGAAAAGGCCGGATACAGACCTGGAGAAGACGTGTTCATAGCCTTGGATGCAGCAAGCACGGAGTTCTATGATGAAGCCACCAATATGTACCATTTTAAGAAGTCTTCAGGGAAGAAGGTAAGTCCTGAGGAAATGGTGGAGTATTGGAGCCAATGGGTTAACAAATACCCCATCCTAAGCATCGAAGATGGAATGGCTGAGGATGACTGGAATGGATGGAAGCTCATGACTACATCAGTGGGTAATAAAATTCAGCTTGTAGGTGATGACCTGTTCGTTACAAACGTCAATAGACTTCAGAGGGGAATCGATGAGAATATTGCTAACTCTATACTTATTAAAGTAAATCAGATAGGGTCTTTGACAGAAACGATTGATGCTGTCAACCTTGCTCATAAAAACAGATTTAAATCAGTAATGTCCCATAGAAGTGGCGAGACTGAGGATACCACCATAGCTGATTTGGCAGTTGCTTTAAATACCGGACAAATAAAAACCGGATCGGCTTCACGCTCTGACCGGATGGCAAAGTATAACCAGTTGCTTAGAATTGAAGAGGAACTGGGAGAAACAGCCTATTTCCCCGGCAGGAAATTCTAATAAAGAGATAAGGCCCCGAAAGGGGCTTTTTTATTAGATTTGCTTTTACTATTTTAATACTAAATCCTTTATGCTGAATCGTATACCTCCCATAGCGAAGAACTTTTACTTGATCGTTGGCAGTATTTTTCTGGCATGGATGCTGTTTTTTGATACTAATGATCTGATCACACAGTGGCAAATGACTTCACGACTTAATGACCTGGAAAGGGAGAAGGCATTTTATCTTCAAAAGATTGAAGAAGTGAAGAAGGATCAAAAGGAGCTAATGACGGATAAGAAGCTTCTTGAAAAATTTGCCAGGGAAAAGTACTATATGAAAAAAGAAAGCGAGGACGTTTATATCCTTGTGGAAGAATAGTCATATGTATAAAGGGGTTTTAATCTTTGCATTCTGTTTTTTTAGAGCTTTTTCTGTACAGGCGCAAAACCAGGATGATTCATCCTTTTCTGACCGGGTTTTCTTCGGAGGTAATTTCTCGGTGAATTTCTTCAATGGAATTTTTGTGGATGTCTCACCTATTGTCGGGTACAGAGTTACAGACAGGTTTTCAGCAGGACTTGGTATCACCTACCAATACCTGAAAACGGAACAGCAAGGTGTAGACTTATCCACATCAATATATGGTGGAAGAACTTTTGGCAGGTATAACTTCTACCGAAACTTCTTCATACATACAGAATACGAAGCTATTAATCTGGAGGTGCTGGCTTTTGATGAAAATAGTGAGCCATTTTCAAGAAGAGAATGGGTTCCGGGTGCCTTTGCCGGAGGAGGATTAACCCAACCATTAGGCAGGCGGGCATCTATATCTTTTTATGTTCTGTATAACTTTCTGCATGATGACCGAAGGTCACCATACAATAGCCCGGTAGTAGTGAGGGCAGGCATAAATCTATAATTCAATTCCGAATTTATCTGCTAGGCTTTTCAGATCATTAATTACAGGCTCCAGAAGGGGGATGCCATTTTCTGTTCTTTCCTTTTCCATTTCTCTTTCCGGGTCCCCTGGTATCATCACCCTATCCTGGCCTGCTATGGTTTGAGAGTTTCTAAATGTTTCGATCCACTTGTCCATATGACTGAAAAACTCTGCTTTAGGACGGAAAGCGTCAACTCGCATAGCTCCAAAGAAGTGTCCGATACCCTCCCCGACTGGGTTAGGGGACAATGGAAGAAAGCTAACAAAGGGAGGAACCCACGGGCCATAATTAGCTCCCGAAAGGATAGCGGAGAAAATATCAACCACTGACCCCAGGCAATACCCTTTATGACTTCCATGCTCC
It contains:
- the map gene encoding type I methionyl aminopeptidase, encoding MIKYKSGEEIQIIKESADILGRAHAEVAKNVKPGVKTLQLDKIAEEFIRDHNSSPSFKGYNGFPFSLCISVNEAVVHGFPSNYELKDGDIVSIDCGVYFNKFHSDSAYTYAVGNVSNEVKDLLETTKESLYLGIEQARFGNRIGDIGYAIQHFVESKGYTVVRELVGHGLGRDLHESPEVPNFGRRGNGPKLKEGIVIAIEPMVNLGTRAVVQEADGWTIRTKDRQPSAHYEHTVAIFRDKTEVLTTHKYIEEVLSN
- the infA gene encoding translation initiation factor IF-1, which codes for MAKQASIEQDGTIVEALSNAMFRVELENGHQVIAHISGKMRMNYIKILPGDRVKLEMSPYDLTKGRIVYRYK
- the ykgO gene encoding type B 50S ribosomal protein L36, whose translation is MKVKASIKKRSADCKVIRRKGKLYVINKKNPRFKQRQG
- the rpsM gene encoding 30S ribosomal protein S13; this translates as MARIAGVDIPDNKRGEISLTYIFGIGRSSSKRILEKAGVDVSKKVKDWTDDESNDIRSIINEEFKTEGVLKSEIQMNIKRLMDIGCYRGLRHRKGLPVRGQRTKNNSRTRKGKRKTVANKKKATK
- the rpsK gene encoding 30S ribosomal protein S11 — translated: MAQKRKDKGKKRVVNVEPVGQAHIKASFNNIIISMTNSTGQVVSWASAGKMGFKGSKKNTPYAAQVAAQNAAQAAYDLGLRKVDVFVKGPGSGRESAIRTIQNTGIEVMSIRDQTPLPHNGCRPPKRRRV
- the rpsD gene encoding 30S ribosomal protein S4, giving the protein MARYRGPKSKIARRFNDPIFGPSKALQKKSYPPGQHGRGRRRKPSEYAIQLMEKQKAKYTYGVLEKQFANLFHRAQSKKGITGEILLQLLEARLDNTVFRLGIAPTRRAARQLVSHKHITVNGDIVNIPSYSLRPGDVVGVREKSKSLESITDSLSATASKKFSWLEWDGSEMTGKYVTPPQRDEIPENIQEQLIVELYSK
- a CDS encoding DNA-directed RNA polymerase subunit alpha, which translates into the protein MSILAFQMPEKVVMEKADDFHGLFTFKPLEKGYGVTIGNALRRILLSSLEGYAIIGIKIPGVLHEFSTIEGVVEDVAEVILNFKGVRFRKVTDVVDNKITVSIKNQSVFKAGDINNFTTGFEVLNPDHVICHLDQSVEMEVELMVDKGRGYVPAEENKPNEQVFGYIPIDAIFTPIKNVKYSVENTRVEQKTDYEKLILDIETDGSIHPEAALKGAANILIQHFMLFSDQTMILEANEQGEPDAVDEEMLHMRKLLKTPLSDLDLSVRAYNCLKAADVKTLGDLVRLEISDMMKFRNFGKKSLAELEQLVAEKNLTFGMDLSKYKLDED
- the rplQ gene encoding 50S ribosomal protein L17, with the translated sequence MRHGKKFNHLGRKAPHRKAMMSNMATSLILHKRITTTLAKAKALRKFVEPLLTKAKDNTTHSRRVVFSYLQNKESVDHLFTEVAGKIAGRPGGYTRIIKLGTRAGDSAEMCMMELVDYNELLLEETSTKKSSKRTRRSRRGSGGSSDTSAKADNSEKKESASDDSSNKSEENNEENKD
- the carA gene encoding glutamine-hydrolyzing carbamoyl-phosphate synthase small subunit, with the protein product MKHTPNKEALLLLADGTVIRGKSIGKQGTKGGEICFNTGMTGYQEIYTDPSYYGQIIVNTTSHIGNYGVFDLEQESDYPKINGLIVNSFSELYSRNLADGSLQEYLEKGNVIGIAEVDTRKLVRHIRSKGAMNAIISSEILDVDELKKKLDKVPDMSGLELSSDVSTKENFTLGSADAKYKVAVLDLGIKTSILKNLTDRDCYCKIFPGHTSYEEMKEWGANGYFISNGPGDPAAMPYAVETTRRIQEDNNPLFGICLGHQILALANDIPTYKMHHGHRGLNHPVKNLETGLCEVTSQNHGFGVRREEIDSSDKVTITHVNLNDDTVEGLKVNGRKAFSVQYHPESSPGPHDSRYLFDKFVSSFE
- the eno gene encoding phosphopyruvate hydratase; translation: MSLIESIHARQILDSRGNPTVEVDVVTSNGIVGRAAVPSGASTGQHEAVELRDQNDKLFLGKGVTKAVDNVNGDIAEEVIGFSVFEQNLIDKVMIELDGSDNKNKLGANAILGVSLAVAKAAALEAGQSLFRYIGGVNANTLPVPMMNILNGGSHADNSIDFQEFMVMPVGADTFSESLRMGTEIFHHLKKVLKDKGLSTNVGDEGGFAPNISSNEEAIEVVLMAIEKAGYRPGEDVFIALDAASTEFYDEATNMYHFKKSSGKKVSPEEMVEYWSQWVNKYPILSIEDGMAEDDWNGWKLMTTSVGNKIQLVGDDLFVTNVNRLQRGIDENIANSILIKVNQIGSLTETIDAVNLAHKNRFKSVMSHRSGETEDTTIADLAVALNTGQIKTGSASRSDRMAKYNQLLRIEEELGETAYFPGRKF
- a CDS encoding septum formation initiator family protein, translating into MLNRIPPIAKNFYLIVGSIFLAWMLFFDTNDLITQWQMTSRLNDLEREKAFYLQKIEEVKKDQKELMTDKKLLEKFAREKYYMKKESEDVYILVEE